One window from the genome of [Mycobacterium] stephanolepidis encodes:
- a CDS encoding TetR family transcriptional regulator translates to MVEVSPVRPAAMPSTRRQHEQYKRMLDAAEELAMTRELDHVQMHDVAKHANVAIGTLYRYFPTKRHLFVSALVRESERLVGRIPVSPDGKETAADRVGEALVRALRGLTRRRMLAIAMIRSSNSASLAEVPDLMQVEKRFHELISEVAGLSDPSEEDETVIRLLVHQWFGCIQVCLNGGLTVAQAEADLRRAAQLLTCGWRTVGEG, encoded by the coding sequence ATGGTTGAAGTGTCACCGGTGCGGCCAGCCGCCATGCCGTCGACCCGGCGCCAACATGAGCAGTACAAGCGCATGCTCGACGCGGCCGAAGAACTCGCCATGACGCGCGAACTCGACCACGTCCAGATGCACGACGTCGCCAAGCACGCCAACGTCGCCATCGGCACGTTGTATCGCTACTTCCCGACGAAGCGTCATCTGTTCGTGTCGGCTCTCGTCCGGGAATCGGAACGACTTGTCGGCCGCATTCCCGTCTCTCCGGACGGGAAAGAAACGGCGGCCGACCGGGTGGGCGAAGCGCTGGTACGGGCACTGCGCGGCCTGACACGGCGCCGCATGCTGGCGATCGCGATGATTCGTTCCTCGAACTCGGCGTCGCTGGCAGAGGTGCCGGACCTTATGCAGGTCGAGAAGCGATTCCACGAGCTGATCTCCGAGGTGGCCGGCCTTTCCGATCCGTCCGAAGAGGATGAGACCGTGATCAGGCTGCTGGTGCACCAGTGGTTCGGCTGCATTCAGGTGTGCCTCAACGGCGGTCTCACCGTGGCGCAGGCCGAGGCCGACCTGCGTCGGGCGGCACAGCTGCTGACGTGCGGCTGGCGTACTGTCGGCGAGGGCTAG
- a CDS encoding gamma-aminobutyraldehyde dehydrogenase — MPDSILQNYIDGQFVDSLSLKSTEPIDLINPVDESVVGRAPVSNADDVNAAVSAAERAFATWGKTTPSVRQQALLKLADAIEANIDEIVEAQCRNTGQPKAVIAAEEVTVSADQLRFFAGAARLVEGKSAGEYMEGFTSYVRREPIGVVGQVTPWNYPFMMAIWKIGPALAAGNTIVLKPSDTTPESTLVLARLTKGILPDGVFNVVLGTATTGSELVSHPAIGLVSITGSVRAGIAVAASAAEQLKRSHLELGGKAPVVVFGDVDIDKAATGIAQAAFFNAGQDCTAATRVIVHQSIHDEFVSALNSAAQTLRPGLPDDADSFYGPMNNINHFTAVTKKLDNLPAHATVVTGGKRWGDKGFFIEPTIVTGVRQDDSIVQEETFGPILTVQSFDDADEAVRLANGVRYALASSVWTKDHETAEKFTRELDFGCVWVNCHIPLVAEMPHGGFKYSGYGKDLSAYSVEDYTRIKHVMSAH; from the coding sequence ATGCCGGACTCGATACTGCAGAACTACATTGACGGCCAGTTCGTCGATTCTCTATCCCTGAAATCTACCGAGCCCATCGACCTGATCAACCCGGTCGACGAATCGGTGGTGGGCCGCGCCCCGGTCTCCAACGCCGACGACGTGAACGCGGCGGTGAGCGCCGCCGAACGTGCCTTCGCCACCTGGGGCAAGACCACACCGAGCGTCCGGCAGCAGGCACTGCTTAAACTCGCCGACGCGATCGAGGCGAATATCGACGAGATCGTCGAGGCCCAATGCCGCAACACCGGTCAGCCGAAGGCGGTCATCGCTGCCGAAGAGGTGACCGTGAGCGCCGATCAGCTCCGGTTCTTCGCGGGAGCGGCGCGACTTGTCGAAGGCAAATCTGCCGGCGAGTACATGGAGGGGTTCACCTCCTATGTTCGGCGCGAGCCCATCGGAGTTGTCGGGCAGGTGACCCCGTGGAACTACCCGTTCATGATGGCCATCTGGAAGATCGGCCCCGCACTGGCGGCCGGGAACACCATCGTCCTCAAGCCCAGCGACACCACTCCGGAAAGCACACTGGTGCTGGCCCGGCTGACGAAGGGGATCTTGCCTGACGGCGTCTTCAACGTGGTGTTGGGTACCGCGACCACCGGCTCCGAATTGGTGAGTCATCCCGCCATCGGCCTGGTGTCGATCACGGGGTCGGTGCGGGCGGGTATCGCCGTCGCAGCCTCGGCAGCCGAACAGCTCAAGCGCAGCCACCTCGAACTCGGCGGCAAGGCCCCGGTCGTGGTGTTCGGTGACGTCGATATCGACAAGGCGGCCACCGGTATCGCACAGGCCGCCTTCTTCAACGCCGGCCAGGACTGTACGGCCGCCACCCGGGTGATCGTGCACCAGTCGATCCATGACGAGTTCGTCAGCGCCCTCAACTCCGCGGCACAGACATTGCGGCCGGGCCTGCCCGATGACGCCGACAGCTTCTACGGGCCCATGAACAACATCAACCACTTCACCGCCGTCACCAAGAAACTCGACAACCTGCCCGCACACGCGACGGTCGTGACCGGCGGAAAACGTTGGGGCGATAAGGGCTTCTTCATCGAGCCCACCATCGTCACCGGTGTGCGCCAGGACGATTCAATCGTCCAGGAAGAGACCTTCGGGCCGATCTTGACCGTCCAATCGTTTGACGACGCGGACGAAGCCGTCCGTCTGGCCAACGGAGTGCGTTACGCACTGGCCTCCAGCGTGTGGACAAAGGACCACGAAACCGCCGAGAAATTCACGCGCGAGCTAGATTTCGGTTGTGTGTGGGTCAATTGCCATATTCCACTGGTCGCCGAGATGCCTCATGGCGGGTTCAAGTACTCCGGCTACGGCAAGGACCTCTCGGCCTACAGCGTGGAGGACTATACCCGGATCAAGCATGTGATGAGCGCGCACTAG
- a CDS encoding alpha/beta hydrolase family protein, whose product MSTEELPDIAGIAHHPAGDPHGAVVLTHGAGGSCHSPMLRLLCTAWAERGWLALRFDMPFRRNRPSGPPSASSADKDRAGIAEVIDKARSMVDGPLLAGGHSYGGRQTSMLVSEKGPIIDVLTLFSYPLHPPGKPDRLRTEHLPGIEVPTVFTHGTSDAFGTIAELKAASVLIPGGATVVEIAGARHDLGSKTIDVPALAIDAALTVLKRPDGT is encoded by the coding sequence GTGAGCACCGAGGAACTTCCGGATATCGCCGGAATTGCGCATCACCCCGCCGGAGACCCCCATGGCGCCGTGGTACTCACTCACGGTGCCGGCGGCAGCTGCCACTCCCCCATGCTGCGCCTGTTGTGTACGGCGTGGGCTGAACGCGGCTGGCTGGCACTACGTTTCGACATGCCCTTCCGGCGCAACCGGCCTAGCGGTCCGCCCTCGGCCTCGTCGGCCGACAAGGACCGCGCAGGCATCGCCGAGGTGATCGACAAGGCTCGCTCCATGGTGGACGGCCCACTCTTGGCCGGCGGTCATTCGTATGGTGGACGTCAGACTTCGATGCTCGTATCGGAAAAGGGACCGATCATCGACGTCCTCACCTTGTTCTCCTACCCGCTGCATCCGCCCGGTAAGCCCGATCGGCTTCGCACCGAACATCTGCCCGGCATCGAGGTTCCGACGGTGTTCACCCATGGCACCTCTGATGCGTTCGGCACCATCGCCGAACTCAAAGCGGCGTCGGTTCTGATACCTGGCGGAGCGACGGTCGTGGAGATCGCCGGCGCGCGTCATGACTTGGGGTCCAAGACAATCGACGTTCCGGCCCTCGCCATCGACGCCGCACTGACGGTTCTGAAACGACCTGACGGAACCTAG
- the gabT gene encoding 4-aminobutyrate--2-oxoglutarate transaminase, translating to MTDIAYRLAQKRNIVTPLPGPRSSALAERRRAAVSAGVGSTAPVYAVDADGGVIVDADGNSFIDLGAGIAVTTVGASHPAVAAAIADQAAHFTHTCFMVTPYEGYVQVAELLNALTPGDHEKRTALFNSGAEAVENAIKVARLATGRPAVVAFDNAYHGRTNLTMALTAKSMPYKSQFGPFAPEVYRMPASYPLRDEPGLSGEEAARRAISRIETQIGAQSLAAIIIEPVQGEGGFIVPAPGFLSTLTAWARDNGVVFIADEVQTGFARTGAWFASEHDGIVPDIVTMAKGIAGGMPLSAVTGRADLMDAVYTGGLGGTYGGNPVTCAAAIAALGVMRELDLPARARAIETSVVSRLSALAEEVDVIGEVRGRGAMLAIEIVKPGTGNPGEPDATLTKAIAAEALSRGVLILTCGTFGNVIRLLPPLVIGDDLLDEGITVLADIIREKASR from the coding sequence ATGACCGACATCGCCTACCGCCTCGCACAGAAGCGCAACATCGTGACGCCCCTGCCCGGGCCGCGTTCGAGTGCCCTGGCCGAGCGCCGTCGCGCGGCGGTGTCCGCCGGGGTCGGCTCGACCGCGCCGGTCTACGCCGTCGATGCCGACGGTGGCGTGATCGTCGACGCCGACGGCAACTCCTTCATCGACCTCGGGGCGGGTATCGCGGTCACCACCGTCGGCGCCTCCCACCCCGCCGTCGCCGCTGCCATCGCCGACCAGGCCGCTCATTTCACCCACACCTGTTTCATGGTGACGCCCTACGAGGGATACGTGCAGGTCGCCGAGCTCCTCAACGCCCTGACTCCTGGCGATCACGAGAAGCGCACCGCGCTGTTCAACTCCGGCGCCGAAGCCGTGGAGAACGCGATCAAGGTGGCGCGGCTGGCCACCGGCCGCCCGGCGGTCGTCGCCTTCGACAACGCCTATCACGGCCGCACCAACCTGACGATGGCACTGACCGCCAAGTCGATGCCCTACAAGTCGCAGTTCGGGCCCTTCGCGCCCGAGGTCTACCGGATGCCGGCCTCCTACCCGCTGCGTGACGAGCCGGGTCTGTCCGGCGAAGAAGCGGCACGGCGGGCGATCTCCCGCATCGAAACCCAGATCGGTGCGCAGTCACTGGCCGCGATCATCATCGAGCCCGTCCAGGGTGAGGGCGGATTCATCGTGCCCGCGCCCGGATTCCTGTCCACGTTGACCGCGTGGGCGCGGGACAACGGTGTCGTCTTCATCGCCGACGAGGTGCAGACCGGATTCGCGCGCACCGGCGCCTGGTTCGCCTCCGAGCACGACGGCATCGTTCCCGACATCGTCACCATGGCCAAGGGCATCGCCGGAGGCATGCCGTTGTCTGCCGTCACCGGGCGTGCCGACCTCATGGACGCGGTGTACACCGGTGGCCTGGGCGGAACCTACGGCGGCAACCCGGTGACCTGCGCGGCAGCCATCGCCGCACTGGGCGTCATGCGTGAGCTCGACCTACCGGCCCGGGCCCGGGCCATCGAAACCTCGGTGGTGTCGCGGCTGAGCGCGCTTGCCGAGGAGGTCGACGTCATCGGCGAAGTACGCGGCCGCGGCGCCATGTTGGCCATCGAAATCGTCAAACCCGGCACCGGCAACCCCGGAGAACCTGATGCGACCCTCACCAAAGCCATTGCCGCCGAGGCGCTCTCCCGGGGTGTTCTGATCCTGACCTGCGGAACCTTCGGAAACGTCATCCGCTTGCTGCCCCCGTTGGTCATCGGGGACGATCTACTGGACGAGGGCATCACGGTCCTCGCCGACATCATCCGCGAGAAGGCGAGCCGCTAG
- a CDS encoding PucR family transcriptional regulator — MRWVLDQPDLKLTLKGGAAGLGREINLALTTELADPAQWLSGGELVLTTGIGVPTKARERLNYLRALDENGVAALGFGTGLTFDEVPRELVAAADELGMPLLEVPLRTPFAAVVKAVSTHIAELEYDGVLRVSRAQPRITRAIVNGGVQAVTAELGRSLRANVVVLDSGGTVIASHPRNLDVATINLVRGALTLGASAVAQQLDPEVAVAQQTIGVGGTSYGVLAVVSKAPLTFVDQVLLGHANSLLALDFDKPSRLQDAQRQLNGQALGLLLGDERNLDPVWAQLAQAADGRGRIRALVVDAESQAALRRVQSAVTRAMESAGYPVFAHAVECRLIVVIPGSETAEFARKLFTDVDGRTRKGLRAGLSGAHAVGRLSDAVQNAKLAASVAERGGTPLEFTSLAGSALLSFGASREVLIAVANATLAPIVEHDAGHGTDLMVSLRAYLEANGHWESAAAAVGVHRHTLRKRIETVQALLVCDLDIARVRAELLLAMLVGTPNAAI, encoded by the coding sequence GTGCGTTGGGTGTTGGATCAGCCGGACCTGAAACTCACCTTGAAGGGCGGCGCCGCGGGTTTGGGGCGCGAGATCAATTTGGCGCTCACCACAGAACTCGCGGACCCCGCGCAATGGCTATCCGGTGGAGAGCTGGTGCTCACCACCGGGATCGGTGTGCCCACGAAGGCGCGGGAACGGCTGAACTATCTGCGGGCGCTGGATGAAAACGGCGTCGCCGCATTGGGATTCGGTACCGGTCTGACATTCGACGAGGTGCCGCGGGAGTTGGTGGCTGCGGCCGACGAGCTGGGTATGCCGTTGTTGGAGGTGCCCCTACGTACCCCCTTCGCCGCAGTGGTCAAGGCGGTGAGCACGCACATCGCCGAACTGGAGTACGACGGGGTGCTGCGCGTATCGCGGGCCCAGCCCCGGATCACCCGCGCAATCGTCAACGGAGGTGTGCAGGCGGTCACGGCGGAGCTCGGGCGGTCGCTGCGCGCCAATGTCGTGGTGCTGGACTCGGGCGGCACGGTGATCGCCAGTCATCCACGCAATCTGGATGTCGCGACGATCAATCTGGTCCGCGGTGCGTTGACCCTGGGTGCATCGGCTGTCGCGCAACAACTGGACCCGGAAGTTGCCGTTGCGCAACAGACGATCGGGGTGGGCGGCACGTCCTACGGAGTGCTGGCCGTTGTCAGTAAGGCACCCCTGACCTTCGTGGACCAGGTGCTGCTGGGGCACGCAAACTCCTTGTTGGCCTTGGATTTCGATAAGCCTTCGCGGCTGCAGGACGCACAGCGGCAGTTGAATGGGCAGGCCCTGGGGCTGCTGCTGGGCGATGAACGGAACCTGGACCCGGTATGGGCGCAACTGGCGCAGGCCGCCGACGGGCGCGGGCGGATCCGGGCGTTGGTGGTGGATGCCGAATCGCAGGCGGCGCTGCGGCGGGTGCAGTCTGCGGTCACCCGGGCCATGGAATCTGCGGGCTACCCGGTCTTTGCGCATGCCGTCGAGTGCCGGCTCATCGTCGTGATACCGGGATCGGAGACCGCCGAATTCGCTCGGAAATTGTTCACCGACGTCGATGGGCGCACCCGTAAGGGTCTGCGGGCCGGGTTGAGCGGAGCGCACGCGGTGGGGCGGCTGAGCGATGCGGTGCAGAATGCGAAGCTCGCCGCATCGGTGGCCGAGCGCGGTGGCACACCGTTGGAGTTCACCTCGCTCGCCGGTAGCGCGCTGTTGTCCTTCGGCGCGAGTCGTGAGGTGCTGATCGCCGTTGCCAATGCGACGTTGGCGCCGATCGTCGAGCACGACGCCGGCCACGGCACCGACCTGATGGTGTCCCTGCGGGCCTATCTGGAGGCGAACGGCCATTGGGAATCGGCCGCCGCCGCGGTCGGTGTGCACCGCCATACGCTGCGCAAACGTATCGAAACGGTACAGGCGCTGCTGGTCTGTGACCTCGACATCGCGCGGGTACGCGCGGAGCTGCTGCTGGCGATGCTGGTGGGAACACCGAACGCCGCGATCTGA
- a CDS encoding universal stress protein, whose protein sequence is MNDAATRGAKRIAVAYLATPGGDDALAVGAQIARSLGAHLDLCMVLPLDRPILAPLPQQERQDILSENATHWLKHAEATIPDDLTVETHISFHESIAEGLIAQCEALGAEAIVVGGSGGGLVGSLSLGSVVNELVHSSPIPLVISPRGARYQKNLRVREVTCAMGTRSGAHVLLDTALQACQRAKAPLRLVSLVSFDPIPGGDDDQSARERAAIHAQQSLETAKLILPLDFPVTSIVAEGPTIEAAVNKLDWHEGDIIMVGSSRLAQPRRLFLGSTAAKMLRVLQVPMVVIPKEEANRD, encoded by the coding sequence GTGAACGATGCCGCCACGAGAGGTGCCAAACGGATCGCCGTTGCATACCTGGCCACTCCGGGCGGCGATGACGCGCTCGCCGTCGGCGCACAGATCGCCCGCTCCCTGGGGGCACATCTCGATCTGTGCATGGTGCTGCCGCTGGACCGACCCATCCTGGCACCCCTTCCACAGCAAGAGCGTCAGGACATCTTGTCCGAGAACGCCACTCACTGGCTCAAGCACGCCGAGGCCACCATTCCCGACGATCTCACCGTCGAGACACATATCAGCTTTCACGAGTCGATCGCCGAGGGTCTCATCGCCCAATGCGAAGCCCTGGGAGCCGAGGCCATCGTGGTCGGAGGTTCTGGCGGCGGGCTGGTCGGCAGTCTCTCCCTGGGATCGGTGGTCAACGAACTCGTGCACTCCTCCCCCATACCTTTGGTGATATCGCCACGTGGCGCGCGCTACCAGAAGAACCTCCGCGTTCGGGAAGTCACCTGCGCCATGGGAACCCGATCCGGCGCGCACGTGTTACTGGACACCGCGTTGCAGGCCTGCCAGCGTGCGAAAGCACCGCTGCGGCTGGTATCCCTGGTGTCGTTCGACCCGATTCCCGGCGGTGACGATGACCAGTCGGCACGTGAACGTGCCGCCATCCATGCCCAACAGTCCCTCGAGACCGCCAAACTGATTCTCCCCCTGGATTTCCCGGTTACCTCGATCGTCGCCGAAGGACCGACCATCGAGGCCGCCGTGAACAAGCTCGACTGGCATGAAGGCGACATCATCATGGTGGGTTCCAGCCGTCTTGCGCAGCCACGGCGACTCTTCCTTGGATCGACGGCCGCGAAGATGCTTCGGGTGCTGCAGGTGCCCATGGTCGTTATCCCCAAGGAAGAGGCCAACCGTGACTGA
- a CDS encoding primary-amine oxidase has translation MATDTFHPLDPLTAEEFTTVAKILAQTYEVGNRWRYTSIELAEPPKADIAAFDNNGTRPDRRALATCLDTSRNATYKAVVSLTSGEVLSWNHIPGVQPNFTVDEWEEADAALRRHPEVIAALAQRGITDMDLVFMDTWTYGDAVMPEKYKGRRLGWSDTWVRSSAGANPYAGPVNGFHCIIDMNSMELLEIEDTFSVPRPEMMGEYVPRHIPERLRRQSTRESLQPLHITQPEGTSFTIKGNRLQWQNWSLRVGFNYREGMTLHAVTYNDNGKVRSVANRMSFAEMMVPYRDHCEDHYRRTAFDIGEWGIGFMTTSLELGCDCLGEIRYLDAVLHNSKGEPYTIKNAICIHEEDNAVLWKHVDHDHGAEVRRMRRLTVSFHVTVANYEYLTYWRFYQDGNIECEVRATGIMVVSNFLEGAAHPHGTLVDNRTYAPYHQHFLVARLDLDIDGTENTVYASETEIEPVGPANPYGLSLRQRNTPLRTESEGKQDFCWQTQRAWKVVNDNTRNGIGTAPAYKLVPGAAIPAMFDPSSPVLARCRAIEHTLWVTPNSPDERWPAGEFVTQSKDDHGLPAWTESNRSIENTDVVLWYVFGIHHITRPEDWPIMPVDTVNFWLKPVGFFDRNPSLDVAPTPPKSCHTSGHEEA, from the coding sequence ATGGCAACCGACACCTTCCACCCCCTTGATCCCCTCACGGCGGAGGAATTCACCACGGTCGCAAAGATTCTGGCGCAGACATACGAGGTCGGAAACCGCTGGCGATACACCTCCATCGAGCTTGCCGAGCCCCCGAAGGCCGATATCGCCGCCTTCGACAACAACGGCACGCGGCCTGATCGTCGAGCACTTGCCACATGTCTGGACACCTCACGCAACGCCACCTACAAGGCGGTCGTCTCACTGACCTCCGGTGAAGTGCTGTCCTGGAATCACATTCCCGGGGTACAACCGAACTTCACGGTCGATGAGTGGGAAGAGGCGGACGCGGCTCTTCGCCGCCACCCCGAGGTCATCGCCGCTCTGGCACAACGCGGCATCACCGACATGGACCTGGTGTTCATGGATACCTGGACCTACGGCGATGCCGTCATGCCCGAAAAGTACAAGGGCAGACGCCTCGGGTGGTCGGACACCTGGGTGCGTTCCAGTGCGGGAGCCAATCCTTACGCGGGCCCCGTCAACGGATTCCACTGCATCATCGATATGAACAGCATGGAGCTGCTGGAGATCGAGGACACGTTCTCCGTACCACGGCCCGAGATGATGGGCGAATACGTGCCCCGACACATACCGGAAAGGCTGCGCCGGCAGAGCACCCGGGAGTCGCTGCAACCACTGCACATCACTCAGCCCGAGGGCACGTCCTTCACCATTAAGGGAAACAGACTCCAGTGGCAGAACTGGTCCTTACGAGTCGGCTTCAACTACCGCGAGGGCATGACACTGCATGCGGTGACCTACAACGACAACGGAAAAGTGCGGTCGGTCGCCAACCGTATGTCCTTCGCCGAGATGATGGTGCCGTATCGGGATCACTGCGAAGATCACTACCGAAGAACAGCTTTCGATATCGGCGAGTGGGGCATCGGCTTCATGACCACCTCGCTGGAACTCGGCTGTGATTGCCTCGGCGAGATTCGTTACCTCGATGCGGTGCTGCACAACAGCAAGGGAGAGCCCTACACGATCAAGAACGCGATCTGTATTCACGAAGAGGACAACGCCGTCCTGTGGAAGCACGTCGATCACGATCACGGCGCCGAGGTGCGCCGCATGCGTCGGCTCACGGTGTCCTTCCATGTCACCGTCGCCAACTATGAATACCTCACGTACTGGCGGTTCTATCAGGACGGCAACATCGAATGTGAGGTCCGTGCAACGGGAATCATGGTGGTGAGCAACTTCCTCGAGGGCGCGGCTCATCCGCATGGAACCCTCGTCGACAATCGGACGTACGCGCCGTACCACCAGCACTTCCTTGTCGCGAGACTCGACCTGGATATCGATGGCACCGAAAACACCGTGTACGCCAGTGAAACCGAGATCGAGCCCGTCGGCCCCGCCAATCCGTACGGGCTGTCCCTGCGACAGCGCAACACCCCATTGCGCACCGAATCGGAAGGCAAACAGGACTTCTGCTGGCAGACTCAGCGCGCCTGGAAGGTCGTCAACGACAACACCCGCAACGGCATCGGCACCGCGCCTGCGTACAAGTTGGTGCCCGGGGCGGCCATCCCGGCGATGTTCGATCCGTCCTCCCCTGTGCTGGCACGTTGCCGTGCGATCGAGCACACCCTCTGGGTGACGCCAAACTCACCCGACGAGCGCTGGCCCGCAGGAGAATTCGTCACCCAGAGTAAGGATGACCACGGTCTGCCCGCCTGGACGGAGAGCAACCGCTCCATCGAAAACACCGATGTGGTGCTGTGGTACGTATTCGGCATCCATCACATCACCCGTCCCGAAGACTGGCCGATCATGCCCGTCGACACCGTGAACTTCTGGCTCAAGCCGGTCGGCTTCTTCGACCGCAACCCCTCGCTCGATGTCGCACCCACCCCGCCGAAGAGCTGTCACACATCAGGACACGAGGAGGCCTAG
- a CDS encoding APC family permease gives MTESVARTELEQAEQTEGLISKGLAAGRIGTFTGAVLGISTVAPGYTLTASIGLIVAAVGLKMPAILIAGFIPMFLTAYAYRELNSRAPDCGASFTWSTKAFGPYIGWMCGWGMVIATIIVLSNLASIGVQYGYQFLGAVSHNQAIGELANNKAVNIISTVALLAIATYISSRGITTSEKVQYVLVGFQMIVLVIFAVVAIAKSPSMAGHLDFDLEWFNPLTGLTLSAFVIGLIGSIFAFWGWDTCLTLGEECKDPTKVPGRAGLLCVLSILLTYLLVAVAVMMFAGVGDTDLGLANEENKDNVFGALANPVLGSWFGPLLLLAIFASAVASLQTTSLPAARTMLAMGTYGAFPKKFADVSPRFLTPTFSTIVAGAVTAVFYTVVSLLSDRTLLDTIAALGIMICWYYGITAFACVWYFRTELFQNAHNVVYKFLFPLLGGLMLAAVFVISVRESMDPEKTGSGASIGGIGLVFYLGFGILAFGAVLMLIMRVKSPDFFLGRTLTHDTAPLVE, from the coding sequence GTGACTGAAAGTGTTGCCCGCACCGAGCTGGAACAGGCCGAGCAGACCGAGGGCCTCATCTCCAAAGGGCTTGCCGCCGGGCGCATCGGAACCTTCACCGGTGCCGTCCTCGGCATTTCCACAGTCGCACCCGGATACACGCTTACGGCCAGCATCGGCCTGATCGTCGCCGCTGTCGGCCTGAAGATGCCGGCGATCCTCATCGCCGGCTTCATCCCGATGTTCCTGACCGCATACGCCTATCGGGAACTGAATTCGCGCGCACCCGACTGCGGCGCCTCGTTCACCTGGTCCACCAAGGCATTTGGCCCTTACATCGGCTGGATGTGTGGCTGGGGCATGGTGATCGCCACCATCATCGTGTTGTCCAACCTGGCATCTATCGGTGTGCAGTACGGGTATCAGTTCCTCGGTGCCGTCTCCCACAATCAGGCAATCGGCGAACTCGCCAACAACAAGGCCGTCAACATCATCTCGACCGTGGCGCTGCTGGCGATCGCCACCTACATCTCCAGCCGCGGGATCACCACCAGCGAGAAGGTGCAATATGTTCTCGTCGGGTTCCAGATGATCGTGCTGGTGATCTTCGCCGTCGTCGCCATCGCGAAGTCGCCCAGTATGGCCGGACATCTCGATTTCGACCTGGAATGGTTCAATCCACTGACCGGACTAACCTTGAGCGCCTTTGTTATTGGGCTCATTGGATCGATCTTCGCGTTCTGGGGTTGGGACACCTGCCTGACGCTCGGCGAAGAATGTAAGGATCCGACAAAGGTGCCCGGCCGCGCCGGACTGTTGTGCGTGCTGTCGATCCTGCTCACCTACCTCCTGGTGGCTGTCGCGGTGATGATGTTCGCGGGCGTGGGCGACACCGATCTGGGCCTTGCGAATGAGGAGAACAAGGACAATGTCTTTGGTGCCCTTGCCAACCCGGTGCTGGGGAGCTGGTTCGGCCCGCTGTTGCTGCTCGCGATATTCGCCTCTGCGGTGGCGAGCCTGCAGACCACCTCACTGCCCGCCGCCCGCACCATGCTCGCCATGGGTACCTACGGCGCCTTTCCGAAAAAGTTCGCCGATGTCAGCCCCCGGTTCCTGACACCCACCTTCAGCACCATCGTGGCCGGCGCGGTGACGGCCGTGTTCTACACCGTCGTGAGCCTGCTATCGGACCGCACTCTACTGGATACCATTGCGGCCCTTGGCATCATGATCTGCTGGTACTACGGCATTACCGCCTTCGCCTGTGTGTGGTACTTCCGCACGGAGCTTTTCCAGAATGCCCACAACGTGGTGTACAAGTTCCTCTTTCCGCTCTTGGGCGGGCTCATGCTGGCAGCAGTATTCGTCATCTCCGTGCGCGAGAGCATGGATCCGGAGAAGACTGGCAGCGGCGCCTCGATCGGCGGCATCGGCCTGGTGTTCTATCTGGGCTTCGGCATCCTGGCGTTCGGGGCGGTGCTCATGCTGATCATGCGCGTCAAGAGCCCGGACTTCTTCCTGGGACGCACCCTCACTCACGACACCGCTCCGCTCGTCGAATAG